From a single Chlamydia muridarum str. Nigg genomic region:
- a CDS encoding ABC transporter ATP-binding protein, whose product MGILIEARHVSKTIKQRDLHIDILKEVSFQLHEGEVVAITGASGSGKSSLLHLLGTLDQPSSGQILFFGKTVRLEDLPIFRNRRIGFIFQNFYLLEDDSVINNVLMPARIARKDTGKKSEARERAIYLLESVGLVDRQEEKGCLLSGGEKQRVAIARALMNDPEIVLADEPSGNLDRRTADTIHEQLLSLAGKHRGVLIVTHDRELAEKCHREEILRDGTLTQRRRGPLQASLKGIGTLPSGNY is encoded by the coding sequence ATGGGAATTCTTATTGAAGCTCGTCATGTTTCGAAAACGATTAAGCAAAGAGATCTCCATATTGATATTCTGAAAGAGGTGTCTTTTCAATTGCACGAAGGAGAGGTTGTTGCGATTACCGGAGCTTCAGGGAGTGGAAAAAGTTCTTTGTTACATCTTTTAGGAACTTTGGATCAGCCAAGTTCTGGACAAATATTATTTTTTGGTAAAACTGTTCGTCTCGAGGACCTTCCTATTTTTAGAAATCGTAGAATAGGATTCATTTTTCAAAATTTCTATTTGTTAGAAGATGATTCGGTGATCAATAACGTATTGATGCCTGCGCGAATTGCAAGAAAAGATACTGGGAAGAAGTCTGAAGCAAGAGAAAGAGCGATTTATTTATTAGAATCTGTAGGGCTTGTAGATCGACAAGAAGAAAAAGGTTGCTTGTTATCTGGGGGAGAAAAACAACGAGTTGCCATAGCGAGAGCTTTGATGAATGATCCTGAGATTGTATTAGCTGATGAACCTTCTGGGAACCTGGACCGTCGAACAGCCGATACGATCCATGAACAGCTGCTATCACTTGCGGGGAAGCATCGTGGGGTATTGATCGTAACTCATGATCGAGAGTTAGCTGAAAAATGCCATCGAGAAGAAATTCTCCGCGATGGCACTTTAACACAGCGTAGAAGGGGACCCCTCCAGGCTTCCTTGAAAGGTATAGGCACCCTTCCATCCGGGAATTATTAA
- a CDS encoding MAC/perforin domain-containing protein, which yields MPHSPFLYVVQPHSVFNPRLGERHPITLDFIKEKNRLADFIENLPLEIFGAPSFLENASLEASYVLSRESTKDGTLFTVLEPKLSACVATCLVDSSIPMEPDNELLEEIKHTLLKSSCDGVQYRVTRETLQNKDEAPRVSLVADDIELIRNVDFLGRSVDIVKLDPLNIPNTVSEENALDYSFTRETAKLSPDGRVGIPQGTKILPAPSLEVEISTSIFEETSSFEQNFSSSITFCVPPLTSFSPLQEPPLVGAGQQEILVTKKHLFPSYTPKLIDIVKRHKRDAKILVNKIQFEKLWRSHAKSQILKEGSVRLDLQGFTGELFNYQLQVGSHTIAAVLIDPEIANVKSLPEQTYAVRKIKSGFQCSLDDQHIYQVAVKKHLSLSSQPPKISPLSQSESSDLSLFEAAAFSASLTYEFVKKNTYHAKNTVTCSTVSHSLYILKEDDGANAAEKRLDNSFRNWVENKLNANSPDSCTAFIQKFGTHYITSATFGGSGFQVLKLSFEQVEGLRSKKISLEAAAANSLLKSSVSNSTESGYSTYDSSSSSHTVFLGGTVLPSVHDGQLDFKDWSESVCLEPVPIHISLLPLTDLLTPLYFPETDTTELSNKRNALQQAVRVYLKDHRSAKQSERSVFTAGINSPSSWFTLESANSPLVVSSPYMTYWSTLPYLFPTLKERSSAAPIVFYFCVDNNEHASQKILNQTYCFIGSLPIRQKIFGREFAENPYLSFYGRFGEAYFDGGYPERCGWIVEKLNTTKDQILRDEDEVQLKHVYSGEYLSTIPIKDSHCTLSRTCTESNAVFIIKKPSSY from the coding sequence ATGCCCCACTCTCCTTTTTTATATGTTGTTCAACCGCATTCTGTTTTTAATCCTAGATTGGGAGAGCGGCACCCTATTACTTTAGATTTCATCAAAGAAAAGAATCGATTAGCTGATTTTATTGAAAACCTACCTTTAGAAATTTTTGGAGCCCCTTCTTTCTTGGAAAATGCTTCTTTAGAAGCCTCTTATGTCTTGTCTAGGGAATCCACAAAAGATGGCACTCTTTTTACCGTTCTAGAACCCAAACTATCTGCCTGCGTAGCTACTTGCCTTGTGGATTCTTCTATTCCTATGGAGCCCGATAACGAGCTCTTAGAAGAAATTAAACACACTTTGTTGAAAAGCTCTTGTGATGGCGTACAATATCGTGTAACCCGAGAGACTCTCCAAAACAAAGATGAAGCCCCCAGAGTCTCTTTAGTTGCTGATGATATCGAACTTATCCGCAATGTAGATTTTTTAGGACGTTCCGTTGATATTGTAAAATTGGATCCCTTGAATATTCCTAATACCGTAAGCGAGGAGAATGCTCTCGATTACTCTTTCACAAGGGAAACCGCCAAACTTAGCCCTGACGGACGAGTTGGCATCCCTCAAGGGACAAAAATTTTGCCAGCTCCCTCTCTTGAAGTTGAAATTAGCACCTCTATTTTTGAGGAAACCTCTTCTTTTGAACAAAACTTTTCTTCCTCTATTACTTTTTGTGTACCACCTCTTACCTCTTTTTCTCCTTTGCAAGAACCTCCTCTAGTGGGAGCTGGACAGCAGGAAATTCTTGTGACTAAAAAGCACTTATTCCCTAGCTATACCCCTAAACTTATTGATATTGTCAAACGACACAAAAGAGACGCAAAGATTCTAGTAAACAAGATCCAGTTCGAGAAACTATGGAGAAGTCATGCCAAAAGTCAAATCTTAAAAGAAGGCTCTGTTCGCTTGGATTTACAAGGATTTACAGGGGAGCTGTTTAACTACCAACTTCAAGTAGGATCTCATACAATTGCAGCCGTGTTAATTGATCCGGAAATTGCTAACGTCAAATCCCTCCCCGAACAAACTTACGCTGTAAGAAAAATTAAATCAGGGTTCCAATGTAGTTTGGATGACCAACACATTTATCAAGTCGCAGTAAAAAAACATCTTTCTCTGTCTTCACAACCTCCGAAGATATCTCCGTTATCTCAATCCGAAAGCTCCGATTTAAGTCTCTTTGAAGCAGCAGCGTTTTCAGCAAGCCTAACTTACGAGTTCGTAAAGAAAAATACATATCATGCTAAGAATACTGTAACTTGCTCCACGGTATCGCACTCTCTGTATATTCTCAAAGAAGATGACGGGGCTAATGCTGCAGAAAAACGCTTAGACAACAGTTTCCGAAACTGGGTCGAAAATAAGTTGAACGCAAATTCTCCAGATTCTTGTACTGCATTTATTCAAAAATTCGGCACACATTACATCACATCGGCAACTTTTGGAGGATCTGGGTTCCAAGTTCTTAAATTATCCTTTGAACAGGTAGAAGGCCTCCGTAGTAAGAAGATCTCCCTAGAAGCAGCAGCAGCAAATTCCTTATTAAAAAGCTCTGTGTCAAACAGCACGGAATCTGGCTACTCTACTTACGATTCCTCTTCTTCTTCTCATACAGTATTCCTAGGGGGCACTGTATTACCCTCTGTTCATGATGGACAGTTAGATTTTAAAGATTGGTCTGAAAGTGTCTGTTTAGAACCTGTTCCCATTCACATTTCTTTACTCCCCTTAACAGACTTGCTCACCCCTCTTTATTTTCCTGAAACGGATACAACCGAACTATCTAATAAACGTAATGCTCTCCAACAAGCGGTTCGAGTTTACCTTAAAGACCATCGTTCAGCTAAACAAAGCGAACGCTCCGTATTCACAGCGGGGATCAATAGTCCTTCTTCCTGGTTCACATTAGAATCTGCTAATTCACCTCTTGTTGTGAGTTCTCCTTACATGACGTATTGGTCTACTCTCCCCTATCTCTTCCCCACATTAAAAGAGCGTTCTTCAGCAGCTCCCATCGTTTTTTATTTTTGTGTGGATAATAATGAACACGCCTCCCAAAAAATTTTAAACCAAACATATTGCTTCATAGGTTCTTTACCTATTCGACAAAAGATTTTTGGCAGAGAATTTGCTGAGAATCCTTATTTATCTTTCTATGGAAGGTTTGGAGAAGCTTATTTTGATGGCGGTTATCCAGAACGTTGTGGATGGATTGTTGAAAAGTTAAATACTACTAAAGATCAAATTCTCCGCGATGAGGATGAAGTGCAACTAAAGCATGTTTATAGCGGAGAGTATCTGTCTACAATTCCTATTAAGGATTCCCATTGCACACTCTCGCGTACATGCACCGAATCGAATGCTGTTTTTATTATCAAAAAACCTTCGAGCTATTGA
- a CDS encoding phospholipase D-like domain-containing protein: protein MNQACSSLFIQVYRFTHPTIIQHALNVAAKDVRTTVLFRDGDELISAAQNSSIILQQQPGRSLFHRKSLVVDNKKLFISTGNFTINSTEQDINLSAIFKDAMLATRVACSQSFTGIIGSQLVSYLPIYRRSQKSSQIGIHLVQDLIQNAKSNILIAMYILSHPGILQALQAAAERGVKVEVAVDTRESKQTQRTLERLQLSLPLRVRKPGSPPLHVKMCCIDNKILIIGSSNWSFVGLARNTEDLFVIRGLTETQCQSLSEIWQSVQENTQPVKRSREEEEDPLEGTSTSQEDLSPPTKKRRIQ from the coding sequence ATGAACCAGGCCTGTAGCAGTCTGTTCATTCAAGTATACAGATTCACACACCCCACAATTATTCAACACGCTTTAAATGTTGCTGCAAAAGATGTTCGGACAACTGTTCTATTTAGGGATGGAGATGAACTTATATCGGCTGCTCAAAACTCTTCGATTATCCTGCAACAACAACCCGGCCGATCTCTATTCCACAGAAAATCGCTGGTTGTTGATAACAAAAAATTATTCATAAGTACCGGGAACTTCACCATAAATTCTACTGAGCAAGACATCAATCTCTCAGCTATTTTCAAAGATGCTATGTTGGCGACTCGAGTAGCATGCAGTCAATCCTTCACCGGTATTATTGGAAGTCAGTTAGTTTCCTATCTCCCTATTTATCGACGCTCCCAGAAAAGCAGTCAAATAGGAATCCATCTTGTCCAGGATCTTATTCAGAACGCAAAATCAAATATTCTTATTGCTATGTACATCCTTTCCCATCCCGGAATTCTTCAAGCTCTTCAAGCTGCCGCTGAAAGGGGTGTAAAAGTAGAAGTAGCTGTCGATACTCGTGAAAGCAAACAGACTCAGAGGACATTAGAACGATTACAACTTTCCCTTCCACTTCGTGTACGCAAGCCTGGAAGCCCACCTTTGCATGTCAAAATGTGTTGTATTGACAACAAAATTTTAATTATTGGATCTTCTAATTGGTCATTCGTAGGACTGGCAAGAAATACCGAAGATTTGTTTGTCATTAGAGGTCTAACAGAAACTCAATGCCAATCCTTATCAGAAATATGGCAATCTGTGCAAGAAAACACACAACCTGTGAAACGTTCTAGAGAAGAAGAGGAAGATCCTCTAGAAGGAACTTCGACTAGTCAAGAAGATCTTTCTCCTCCGACTAAAAAGAGAAGAATTCAGTGA
- a CDS encoding phospholipase D-like domain-containing protein — translation MCSPCSRHIFPIVPDCPTCSTPLRKRSLSTTTAAALVATKVFKYPRKDLSHRVIYDYDHGKNKPARRIQFGSDRHSLETSSKTSRSSRKILKARRTESSVPRPVAQQELITFVSAQQTTNSNPLSAICKLMNLASKRLFIQVYRFTHPTIIQHALNVAAKNVRTTVLFRDGDELVEASQGSPIILEQQPQRALFHRKSLVVDHRMLLVSTGNFTINSTEQDINLSIVFHHSKLAARVEHSQPFSGVVGNQPVSYLPIFRRNKKSSQIGGQFIQSFIEEAKSSILIAMYILSHPGILQSIQDAAARGVKVQIAIDTRESKQTQMTLERLQLSLPLRVRKPGSPPLHVKMCCIDGKTLIFGSANWSLVGLARNVEDLFIVRNLTALQYQSLSEIWKAVEENTQPLKRSREEEEDPLEGTSTSQEDLSPPTKKARTQ, via the coding sequence ATGTGCTCTCCTTGTTCACGTCATATCTTTCCTATAGTCCCTGACTGCCCAACTTGCTCTACCCCCCTCAGGAAAAGATCTCTTTCAACAACAACAGCAGCAGCACTCGTAGCAACAAAAGTATTTAAGTATCCTAGAAAAGATCTTTCCCATCGGGTTATCTATGACTATGATCATGGAAAAAATAAACCAGCACGCAGAATTCAATTTGGCAGCGATCGTCATTCGTTAGAGACTTCTAGCAAAACGTCGCGCTCATCCCGAAAAATCCTTAAAGCACGTAGGACTGAGAGCAGCGTACCCAGACCCGTTGCACAACAAGAACTTATTACCTTCGTTTCTGCTCAGCAAACAACAAATAGCAATCCTTTGTCAGCCATTTGTAAGCTTATGAACCTGGCTAGCAAAAGGCTGTTCATTCAAGTATACAGATTCACACACCCCACAATTATTCAACACGCTTTAAATGTTGCTGCAAAAAATGTTCGGACAACTGTTCTATTTAGGGATGGAGATGAACTTGTAGAGGCTTCTCAAGGCTCTCCGATTATCCTGGAACAACAACCCCAACGAGCTCTATTCCACAGAAAATCGCTGGTTGTTGATCACAGAATGTTATTAGTAAGTACCGGAAACTTCACTATAAATTCTACTGAGCAAGACATCAATCTCTCCATTGTCTTCCATCATTCTAAATTGGCGGCTCGAGTAGAACATAGTCAACCCTTCTCGGGCGTTGTTGGGAATCAGCCAGTTTCTTATCTCCCTATTTTCCGACGTAACAAGAAAAGCAGCCAAATAGGAGGCCAATTTATCCAGAGCTTTATTGAGGAAGCAAAATCAAGCATTCTTATTGCTATGTACATCCTTTCCCATCCCGGAATTCTTCAATCTATTCAGGATGCCGCTGCAAGGGGTGTAAAAGTACAAATAGCTATCGATACCCGTGAAAGCAAACAGACTCAGATGACATTAGAACGATTACAACTTTCCCTTCCACTTCGTGTACGCAAGCCTGGAAGCCCACCTTTGCATGTCAAAATGTGTTGCATTGACGGCAAAACTCTAATTTTTGGATCTGCTAATTGGTCATTAGTAGGATTAGCAAGAAATGTAGAAGATTTGTTTATCGTTCGAAATCTAACAGCACTACAATATCAATCCTTATCAGAAATATGGAAAGCTGTTGAAGAGAACACACAACCTTTGAAACGTTCTCGAGAAGAAGAGGAAGATCCTCTAGAAGGAACTTCGACTAGTCAAGAAGATCTTTCTCCTCCAACTAAAAAAGCCCGAACTCAATAA
- a CDS encoding phospholipase D-like domain-containing protein, translated as MTAPLITTTSPYLRLLQKRFLGGSRGLPYSLLFYETPAHRILTTSTPSQEGMTSTKKIQGLTQTRIQSLTLVPYSLPLSSDPVCFFSRHCRYNALEIIEHAILSATTSIVLNTFNLSSERLIQALVLKAQQGVSVTVQYHHMLSNTWFKLCKPNIEIIPLGSKRSLFHKKTLIIDKQRVITGTGNFTIASLHRDVNLMMRVNSPELADLMEKNQKGKVCVGEQTICYRPMNNRLDGNEGKILKEIQKASSSIQLGMCILTNESVIQAINEAAKRSVLVTIIIDPHKKAQTLEMLKSLNSQITLRIVTLPYWMHCKVCIIDHKTVIVGSSNWSIRGLNANKEEVLIINPLTESQKQDLNTWWHFLCENSTAITYEEAENADSSSSEQELS; from the coding sequence ATGACCGCACCTTTAATAACTACCACCTCTCCCTATCTTCGCCTATTACAAAAACGTTTCTTAGGGGGAAGTAGGGGGTTGCCCTATTCATTACTATTTTATGAAACTCCTGCTCACAGGATACTAACGACATCCACCCCTTCTCAAGAAGGGATGACTTCTACAAAAAAAATACAAGGGTTAACACAAACACGTATCCAATCTTTAACTCTAGTTCCCTACTCTCTTCCTCTGTCCTCAGATCCCGTATGTTTTTTCTCTAGACACTGTAGATATAATGCTCTTGAGATTATTGAACACGCCATTCTCTCTGCAACTACTTCTATTGTTCTGAATACCTTTAATCTATCTTCTGAAAGACTTATCCAGGCTCTTGTCCTCAAAGCGCAACAAGGTGTATCCGTAACCGTACAGTACCATCACATGCTATCAAATACTTGGTTTAAATTGTGCAAGCCAAATATAGAGATAATCCCTCTAGGGAGTAAACGTTCACTATTTCACAAAAAAACTCTTATCATTGATAAACAACGAGTTATTACTGGAACAGGGAACTTCACCATAGCTTCTTTACATAGAGATGTAAATCTTATGATGCGAGTAAATAGCCCAGAACTCGCTGATTTAATGGAGAAAAATCAAAAAGGCAAGGTTTGTGTAGGAGAGCAAACAATTTGTTACCGCCCTATGAATAATAGGCTAGATGGAAATGAGGGGAAAATTTTAAAAGAAATCCAGAAGGCCTCCAGTTCTATTCAGCTTGGAATGTGTATTCTTACAAACGAATCTGTTATCCAAGCTATTAATGAAGCCGCAAAGCGATCTGTTCTTGTTACGATTATTATCGACCCCCACAAAAAAGCACAAACCCTTGAAATGCTAAAATCGCTTAACTCTCAAATAACCCTAAGAATAGTAACCCTGCCTTATTGGATGCATTGCAAAGTATGCATTATCGATCATAAAACTGTTATCGTCGGCTCCTCTAACTGGTCTATCCGCGGACTAAATGCTAATAAAGAAGAAGTGTTAATTATAAATCCCCTTACAGAGAGTCAAAAACAAGATTTGAACACTTGGTGGCATTTTCTTTGTGAGAATAGTACTGCTATAACATACGAGGAAGCCGAAAACGCTGACTCTTCTTCCTCCGAACAGGAGCTATCATAA
- a CDS encoding phospholipase D-like domain-containing protein, translating into MVSPLITTTSPYLLTLQARLLFTLTTSCSSQNQKTCAKKIQELTRPSSLALVPYSRPLSSETVCFFSKHCGYNALDLIEKVILSATSSIVLKNVVPSSKSLAQALILKALQGVPVSIHCPHKTLKALGDLSKQTNVTLYSSHASSDKQTLIVDEHQVVTGARNFTTTSLHREANLMMRISSLDLANLIEKNQKGEVCLGQQKVCYCPISKNKKGGNEKEILKEIQKATSSIQLGTSCLTSQSIILALDEAVTRSVIVTVIIDSNNKQYTLEKLSSLCTKINIRVGTRSSSNCQVCIVDHTTAIIGCSSNRPTRRQNANQEAVLIISPLTECQKQDLCTWWRSLCDSSTAITYEEAENADSSSSE; encoded by the coding sequence ATGGTCTCTCCTTTAATAACTACCACCTCCCCCTATCTTCTCACATTGCAAGCACGTTTACTCTTTACACTAACGACGTCTTGCTCTTCTCAAAACCAAAAAACTTGTGCGAAAAAAATACAAGAGCTAACAAGGCCCTCCTCTTTAGCTTTAGTTCCCTACTCTCGCCCTCTATCCTCAGAGACCGTATGTTTTTTCTCTAAACACTGTGGATATAATGCTCTTGACCTTATTGAAAAGGTCATTCTTTCAGCAACTTCTTCTATCGTTCTGAAGAACGTTGTTCCGTCTTCTAAATCACTTGCCCAGGCTCTTATCCTCAAAGCGCTACAGGGTGTACCCGTAAGCATACATTGCCCTCATAAGACATTAAAAGCTTTGGGTGATTTATCCAAACAAACAAATGTAACGCTATACTCTAGCCATGCATCATCAGACAAACAAACTCTCATCGTTGATGAACACCAAGTTGTTACTGGAGCAAGAAATTTCACCACGACTTCTTTACATAGAGAAGCAAATCTTATGATGAGAATAAGTAGCTTGGATCTCGCTAATTTAATAGAGAAAAATCAAAAAGGAGAGGTTTGTTTAGGACAACAAAAAGTTTGTTACTGTCCTATAAGTAAAAATAAGAAAGGCGGGAATGAGAAGGAAATTTTGAAAGAAATTCAAAAAGCCACTAGTTCTATCCAACTTGGAACGAGTTGTCTTACAAGCCAATCTATTATCCTAGCTCTTGATGAAGCCGTCACGCGATCTGTTATTGTCACAGTTATTATTGACTCTAATAACAAACAATACACCCTTGAAAAGCTATCCTCTCTCTGTACAAAGATAAACATAAGAGTAGGAACTCGCTCTTCTTCCAATTGTCAAGTATGTATTGTTGATCATACCACTGCCATTATCGGCTGCTCCTCTAACCGGCCTACCCGCAGACAAAATGCTAATCAAGAAGCCGTTTTAATTATAAGCCCCCTTACAGAGTGTCAAAAACAAGATTTGTGCACTTGGTGGCGCTCTCTTTGCGATAGTAGTACTGCTATAACATACGAGGAAGCCGAAAACGCGGATTCTTCTTCCTCTGAATAA
- a CDS encoding phospholipase D-like domain-containing protein has product MRINETHLFVLQERFLSWGGGAVYSSLFSWIPARRTLLTPSPYQQKEIFTEKVQKLPTPSSLALIPYWNSPSSESICFFSKHCGHDAINVIETAILSAKTSIFLKIFSISSKKITRALAIKSIQGVSVSMLYHHISTKTYSDLSKTTIELIQFQENSHALLHNKTLIIDKQQIITGNGNFTSASLCEDVNLMMRINNMHLASLMEKNQAGRACIKKQKVRYLPVNRKGEIVKEIQKASSSIQLGMYILTNEAIIKALDEAASQRSVLVTIIIDSITKQQTLGTLKALNSKIRVRAGTLASCIHCKVCIIDHKTVIIGSANWSNRGLNTNKEDLLIISPLTEGQKQDLCTWWHFLCENSTVLAEETKTPKILD; this is encoded by the coding sequence ATGCGTATCAACGAAACACACCTTTTCGTATTACAAGAGCGTTTCCTCTCGTGGGGGGGGGGGGCAGTTTATTCATCACTATTTTCTTGGATTCCTGCTCGCAGAACACTACTCACACCCAGCCCCTATCAACAAAAGGAGATTTTTACAGAAAAAGTACAAAAGCTACCAACGCCCTCATCTCTAGCTCTAATTCCCTACTGGAATTCTCCATCTTCAGAGTCCATATGTTTTTTCTCTAAACACTGTGGACATGATGCTATTAATGTTATTGAAACTGCCATTCTTTCTGCAAAAACTTCCATTTTTCTGAAAATCTTTAGTATATCTTCTAAAAAAATTACCCGAGCTCTTGCCATCAAATCGATACAAGGTGTGTCCGTAAGCATGCTTTACCACCATATATCAACAAAAACTTATTCTGATTTGTCCAAAACAACTATAGAGCTAATCCAGTTTCAAGAAAATAGCCACGCACTATTACACAACAAAACTCTTATCATTGATAAACAACAAATTATTACTGGAAATGGAAACTTCACCTCAGCTTCTTTGTGTGAAGATGTAAATCTTATGATGCGAATAAATAACATGCATCTCGCTAGTTTAATGGAGAAAAATCAAGCAGGAAGAGCGTGTATAAAAAAACAAAAAGTTCGTTATCTCCCTGTGAATAGGAAGGGGGAAATTGTGAAAGAAATTCAGAAAGCCTCCAGTTCTATTCAGCTTGGAATGTATATTCTTACAAATGAAGCTATTATCAAAGCTCTTGATGAAGCCGCCTCACAACGATCTGTTCTTGTCACGATTATCATTGACTCTATAACAAAACAACAAACCCTCGGAACTCTAAAAGCTCTTAATTCTAAAATAAGAGTAAGAGCTGGAACCCTGGCTTCTTGCATTCATTGTAAAGTATGCATTATCGATCATAAAACTGTTATCATCGGCTCCGCTAATTGGTCTAACCGCGGACTAAACACCAATAAAGAAGATCTTTTAATTATAAGCCCCCTTACAGAGGGTCAAAAACAAGATTTGTGCACTTGGTGGCACTTTCTTTGTGAAAATAGTACCGTTTTAGCAGAAGAAACAAAAACTCCTAAGATCCTTGATTAA